The following proteins are encoded in a genomic region of Shinella zoogloeoides:
- the greA gene encoding transcription elongation factor GreA, producing MVEKVPMTQDGFVKLQEELRWRQQEERPRIIEAIAEARAHGDLSENAEYHAAKEAQSHNEGRITELEDFVARAEVIDLSKMSGSKIKFGARVKLVDEDTEEEKVYQIVGDQEADVKQGRISISSPIARALIGKEVGDSIEVNAPGGSKAYEILAVSWG from the coding sequence ATGGTTGAAAAGGTACCGATGACTCAGGACGGTTTCGTCAAGCTGCAGGAAGAGCTGCGCTGGCGTCAGCAGGAAGAGCGTCCGCGAATCATCGAGGCGATCGCCGAGGCGCGCGCCCATGGCGACCTGTCGGAAAACGCCGAGTACCACGCCGCCAAGGAAGCCCAGAGCCACAACGAAGGCCGCATCACGGAGCTGGAAGACTTCGTCGCGCGCGCCGAGGTCATCGACCTTTCCAAGATGTCCGGCTCCAAGATCAAGTTCGGCGCTCGGGTGAAACTTGTCGACGAGGACACCGAAGAAGAGAAGGTCTACCAGATCGTCGGCGACCAGGAAGCCGACGTGAAGCAGGGCCGCATCTCGATCTCCTCCCCCATCGCCCGCGCCCTCATCGGCAAGGAAGTCGGCGACTCGATCGAAGTCAACGCCCCCGGCGGCTCCAAGGCCTACGAAATCCTGGCCGTCAGCTGGGGTTGA
- a CDS encoding LysR family transcriptional regulator VtlR, producing the protein MPLDWDKLRIFHAAAEAGSFTHAADKLHLSQSAISRQVSALEQDVGIKLFHRHARGLILTEQGEILYRAAHDVLMKLESVRVQLTENTEKPSGKLRITTTVGLGQGWLTDKVQEFLALYPDMQVQLILDNEELDVNMRHADCAIRLREPQQSDLIQRRLFTVHMHLYAAPSYINRYGEPQSIDDLDNHKIITFGEPAPSYLLDVNWLEIAGRDSDNPRPSVLQINSQTSIKRACLLGIGIAMLPDYIVGRDPGLIQLPVSADIPSFDTYFCYPSEMKNAAKLKVFRDFIVAKARNWNF; encoded by the coding sequence ATGCCGCTCGATTGGGACAAGCTGCGGATTTTTCACGCCGCGGCCGAGGCCGGCTCGTTCACGCACGCCGCAGACAAGCTGCACCTTTCTCAATCGGCCATCAGCCGCCAGGTGAGCGCGCTGGAGCAGGATGTCGGCATCAAGCTCTTCCACCGCCATGCCCGCGGCCTGATCCTCACCGAGCAGGGCGAGATCCTCTATCGCGCCGCCCACGACGTGCTGATGAAGCTCGAAAGCGTGCGCGTGCAACTGACGGAAAACACCGAGAAGCCGAGCGGCAAGCTGCGCATCACCACCACCGTCGGCCTCGGCCAGGGCTGGCTGACGGACAAGGTGCAGGAATTCCTCGCGCTTTACCCGGACATGCAGGTGCAACTCATCCTCGACAACGAGGAGCTGGACGTGAACATGCGCCATGCCGACTGCGCCATCCGCCTGCGCGAGCCGCAGCAGTCGGACCTCATCCAGCGCCGGCTGTTCACGGTGCACATGCACCTCTACGCCGCCCCCTCCTACATCAACCGCTACGGCGAGCCGCAGTCGATCGACGATCTCGACAACCACAAGATCATCACCTTCGGCGAACCGGCACCGAGCTACCTGCTCGACGTCAACTGGCTGGAGATCGCCGGGCGCGATTCCGACAATCCCCGCCCCTCCGTGCTGCAGATCAACAGCCAGACCTCGATCAAGCGCGCCTGCCTGCTCGGCATCGGCATCGCCATGCTGCCGGACTATATCGTCGGGCGCGATCCGGGGCTGATCCAGCTGCCGGTGAGCGCCGACATTCCCTCGTTTGACACCTATTTCTGCTATCCGAGCGAGATGAAGAACGCGGCGAAGCTCAAGGTTTTCCGCGACTTCATCGTCGCCAAGGCGCGCAACTGGAACTTCTGA
- a CDS encoding calcium:proton antiporter has product MLSSLLKERFLFVGLAAAILAYASEHSLLEMGRLPVLAAAFALVVAIVLVSTRIAHHAEILASKVGDPYGTMILTLSAVLVEVVILAIMMQGETSPTLVRDTIYAAVMLDINGILGLAALLGGIRHGEQPYNDDSGKTYGVMILTAMGISMVVPEFVPRESWHLYSAFTIGAMIALYALFLRMQVGAHSYFFSYAYPRAERKEAHKSTEPEEDEPAGLSIAVIVIGVVLIGALAEVMSVLLGAGLKGSGAPPALMAVVVAAISAAPEILTALRAALANRMQSVVNIAMGASLSTVILTVPVMEAIALYTGQPFIMAMSPTQTVMATITLIAAAINLNDGETNAIEGMTHFILFATFVMLTLIGL; this is encoded by the coding sequence ATGCTGTCCAGCCTGCTGAAGGAACGCTTCCTGTTCGTCGGCCTTGCCGCCGCCATCCTCGCCTATGCGAGCGAACACAGCCTGCTGGAGATGGGCCGCCTGCCGGTGCTGGCGGCCGCCTTCGCCCTCGTCGTCGCGATCGTCCTCGTTTCCACCCGCATCGCCCACCACGCGGAAATCCTCGCCTCCAAGGTCGGCGATCCCTACGGCACGATGATCCTCACCCTGTCGGCGGTGCTGGTGGAAGTGGTGATCCTCGCCATCATGATGCAGGGTGAGACCTCGCCGACGCTGGTGCGCGACACGATCTATGCGGCGGTGATGCTGGACATCAACGGCATCCTCGGCCTTGCCGCCCTCCTCGGCGGCATCCGCCACGGCGAGCAGCCCTATAACGACGATTCGGGTAAGACCTACGGCGTGATGATCCTGACGGCCATGGGCATCTCCATGGTCGTGCCGGAATTCGTGCCGCGCGAAAGCTGGCACCTCTATTCCGCCTTCACCATCGGCGCGATGATCGCGCTCTATGCGCTCTTCCTGCGCATGCAGGTCGGCGCGCATTCCTATTTCTTCAGCTATGCCTATCCGCGCGCCGAGCGGAAGGAGGCCCACAAGAGCACGGAGCCGGAGGAAGACGAGCCGGCCGGTCTGTCCATCGCCGTCATCGTCATCGGCGTGGTGCTGATCGGCGCGCTCGCGGAAGTGATGTCGGTGCTGCTCGGCGCCGGGCTCAAGGGCTCCGGCGCGCCGCCGGCGCTGATGGCCGTGGTGGTCGCCGCGATCTCCGCCGCGCCGGAAATCCTGACGGCGCTGCGCGCCGCGCTCGCCAACCGCATGCAATCGGTCGTCAACATCGCCATGGGCGCCTCGCTCTCGACGGTCATCCTCACGGTGCCCGTCATGGAGGCCATCGCCCTCTATACCGGCCAGCCCTTCATCATGGCCATGTCGCCGACGCAGACCGTCATGGCGACGATCACGCTGATCGCCGCCGCCATCAACCTCAACGACGGCGAGACGAACGCCATCGAGGGGATGACGCATTTCATCCTCTTCGCCACCTTCGTCATGCTGACCTTGATCGGTCTTTGA
- a CDS encoding Lrp/AsnC family transcriptional regulator, giving the protein MFRAELDAIDIRILKELQADGRMTNVELAARAGISAPPCLRRVRKLEEAGIIEGYTAMLNAPALGYDLVAFCMVGLKHQSEANLKAFAAATGEWPMVRQAWMVSGDSDFLLHCVAENLTRFQDFVIEELTANQQVDTVRTMLTIRQVKKVGLVEL; this is encoded by the coding sequence ATGTTTCGTGCCGAACTCGACGCCATCGACATCCGCATCCTGAAGGAACTGCAGGCCGATGGCCGGATGACCAATGTGGAGCTGGCCGCCCGGGCCGGCATTTCCGCCCCGCCGTGCCTTCGCCGCGTGCGCAAGCTGGAGGAGGCCGGCATCATCGAGGGCTACACGGCGATGCTGAACGCCCCCGCGCTCGGCTACGACCTTGTCGCCTTCTGCATGGTCGGCCTCAAGCACCAGTCGGAAGCCAACCTCAAGGCCTTCGCCGCCGCGACCGGCGAATGGCCGATGGTCCGCCAGGCCTGGATGGTCTCCGGCGACAGCGACTTCCTCCTCCACTGCGTCGCCGAAAACCTCACCCGCTTCCAGGACTTCGTCATCGAGGAGCTCACCGCCAATCAGCAGGTGGACACCGTGCGGACGATGCTGACGATCCGGCAGGTCAAGAAGGTGGGGCTGGTGGAGCTTTGA
- a CDS encoding glycosyltransferase family 4 protein, which produces MCLDHFRVACKTHHDDHYHSDAFSGKSCRSEAPFISSVDNNPSIGKSMLASTFPSQGSENLKILQLLPALGDGGVERSTVEMAQYLSARGIPNLVASRGGALVSAVEAVGSRHVSIPVGSKSPFTIIRAARSVARLIDAEGISVVHARSRAPAWVGLLACKLAKRQARFITTFHGVYSHGNVLKRLYNSAMLRTPVVIANSQFIRRHIVDVYGYPEERIVVAPRGIDPALFEPATISDATRSAVRAELGVMKGVPLAVMVSRITNWKGHSVFVDAMARCSRNDLHAAFVGEGNPDEIARVKQQIERLGLSDRIFFAGSRRDVPAILAAADLAVSASIRPEAFGRAAIEAQAMKTPVIATNHGGSRETVLPGETGWLVPPGDVAALAAALEEAFADPGRLAVMGTHGREHVLATFTTQQMLEREFSAYEKRTAAP; this is translated from the coding sequence GTGTGTCTCGATCACTTTCGCGTCGCTTGTAAAACGCATCATGACGACCACTATCATTCTGATGCCTTCTCGGGCAAAAGCTGTAGGTCAGAGGCTCCATTCATCTCCTCTGTGGATAACAATCCCAGCATTGGCAAGAGTATGCTCGCATCCACTTTCCCTTCGCAAGGGTCCGAAAATTTAAAAATCCTTCAGCTTCTCCCAGCTCTCGGGGATGGCGGCGTCGAGCGCAGCACGGTCGAGATGGCCCAGTATCTGAGTGCACGCGGGATTCCCAATCTCGTTGCCAGTCGCGGCGGGGCGCTGGTTTCCGCCGTTGAGGCGGTGGGAAGCCGGCATGTATCGATTCCCGTTGGCAGCAAGTCGCCATTCACGATAATTCGAGCCGCTCGGTCCGTCGCCCGCCTTATCGATGCCGAAGGGATCAGTGTCGTGCACGCTCGGAGCCGGGCGCCCGCATGGGTCGGTCTCCTCGCTTGCAAACTTGCGAAGCGACAGGCCCGCTTCATTACCACTTTCCACGGCGTATATAGCCACGGCAACGTACTGAAGCGCTTATACAATAGCGCCATGTTGCGTACGCCGGTCGTGATTGCCAACTCGCAGTTCATCCGTAGACATATCGTCGATGTTTATGGCTATCCAGAAGAGCGGATCGTCGTCGCGCCGCGCGGCATTGATCCCGCATTGTTCGAGCCTGCAACCATATCCGACGCTACCCGAAGCGCCGTTCGAGCCGAACTCGGTGTCATGAAAGGGGTACCGCTGGCCGTCATGGTAAGCCGTATTACCAACTGGAAGGGCCATTCCGTTTTCGTCGACGCCATGGCCCGCTGCAGCCGAAACGACCTGCATGCGGCCTTTGTCGGCGAAGGCAACCCGGACGAAATCGCCCGCGTAAAGCAACAGATCGAACGGCTTGGTCTCTCCGACAGGATTTTTTTCGCAGGCAGTCGCCGCGATGTTCCGGCCATTCTCGCCGCAGCCGACCTTGCCGTTTCCGCTTCCATCCGGCCGGAGGCTTTCGGCCGGGCAGCCATCGAGGCACAGGCAATGAAAACGCCGGTGATCGCAACCAACCATGGCGGCAGCAGAGAAACCGTTCTGCCGGGTGAAACGGGCTGGCTTGTACCTCCTGGTGATGTAGCGGCTCTCGCGGCCGCCCTTGAGGAAGCGTTTGCGGATCCGGGGCGCCTGGCTGTCATGGGAACGCACGGACGCGAACACGTACTGGCGACTTTCACCACGCAGCAAATGCTCGAAAGAGAGTTCTCCGCCTATGAAAAGCGCACGGCGGCGCCATGA
- a CDS encoding pyridoxal phosphate-dependent aminotransferase: MAFLADALSRVKPSATIAVSQKARELKAKGRDVIGLGAGEPDFDTPDNIKQAAIEAINRGETKYTPVAGIPELREAIVKKFKRENNLDYTAAQTIVGTGGKQILFNAFMATMNPGDEVVIPTPYWVSYPEMVSLCGGTPVFVATTQENKFKLKAEDLEKAITPKTKWFIFNSPSNPSGAAYSHDELKALTDVLMRHPHVWVLTDDMYEHLTYGDFKFATPVEVEPGLYDRTLTMNGVSKAYAMTGWRIGYAAGPLALIKAMDMIQGQQTSGACSIAQWAAVEALNGTQDFIPENKKIFEGRRDLVVSMLNQAKGIECPSPEGAFYVYPSCKGLIGKTAPSGKVIETDEDFVSELLESEGVAVVHGSAFGLGPNFRISYATSEAQLEEACKRIQRFCAACK; encoded by the coding sequence ATGGCCTTTCTTGCCGACGCTCTTTCCCGTGTGAAGCCTTCCGCCACCATCGCCGTTTCCCAGAAAGCGCGCGAGCTGAAAGCGAAGGGCCGCGATGTCATCGGGCTCGGCGCGGGCGAGCCGGACTTCGACACGCCGGACAACATCAAGCAGGCCGCCATCGAGGCGATCAACCGCGGCGAGACGAAGTACACGCCGGTTGCCGGCATTCCGGAACTGCGCGAAGCCATCGTCAAGAAGTTCAAGCGCGAGAACAACCTCGACTACACCGCCGCGCAGACCATCGTCGGCACGGGCGGAAAGCAGATTCTTTTCAACGCCTTCATGGCGACGATGAATCCGGGCGATGAAGTCGTTATCCCAACACCTTACTGGGTCTCCTACCCGGAAATGGTCTCGCTGTGCGGCGGCACGCCGGTCTTCGTCGCCACGACGCAGGAAAACAAGTTCAAGCTGAAGGCGGAAGACCTTGAAAAGGCTATCACGCCGAAGACCAAGTGGTTCATCTTCAACTCGCCGTCCAACCCCTCGGGCGCGGCCTACAGCCATGACGAGCTGAAGGCGCTGACGGACGTTCTGATGCGCCATCCGCATGTCTGGGTGCTGACCGACGACATGTACGAGCACCTGACCTATGGCGACTTCAAGTTCGCCACCCCGGTCGAGGTCGAGCCCGGCCTCTACGACCGCACGCTGACCATGAACGGCGTTTCCAAGGCCTATGCGATGACCGGCTGGCGTATCGGCTATGCGGCCGGCCCGCTCGCCCTCATCAAGGCCATGGACATGATCCAGGGCCAGCAGACGTCCGGCGCCTGCTCGATCGCCCAGTGGGCGGCCGTCGAGGCGCTGAACGGCACGCAGGACTTCATTCCGGAAAACAAGAAGATCTTCGAAGGTCGCCGCGATCTCGTGGTCTCCATGCTCAACCAGGCCAAGGGCATCGAGTGCCCGTCGCCGGAGGGCGCGTTCTACGTCTATCCGTCCTGCAAGGGCCTGATCGGCAAGACCGCGCCGTCGGGCAAGGTCATCGAGACGGACGAGGACTTCGTCTCGGAACTGCTGGAATCAGAAGGCGTCGCCGTCGTGCACGGCTCGGCCTTCGGCCTCGGCCCGAACTTCCGCATCTCCTATGCGACCTCGGAAGCCCAGCTGGAAGAAGCCTGCAAGCGCATCCAGCGCTTCTGCGCGGCCTGCAAGTAA
- a CDS encoding alkene reductase: MTSLFDPIKIGDIQLANRIVMAPLTRNRSPGAVPNTLNATYYEQRASAGLIITEGTPITQQGQGYADVPGLYTPEALAGWRQVTDAVHRAGGKIVVQMWHVGRVSHESLQPNGGKPVAPSAVIAKSKTYLINADGSGAFAETSEPRALDRAELAGIVEDYRRAARAAIDAGFDGIEIHAANGYLIDQFLRSGSNKRTDDYGGSIENRARFLFAVVDAIVAEIGAGRTAIRISPVTPANDAFDPEPQPLFTHVVEGLAKHDLAYIHIIEGATGGPRDHQQGDKPFDYEALRAAYKAAGGKAAWMVNNGYNRELAIDAVEEGRADLVAFGKLFIANPDLVDRLKNDTALNPPDKDTFYGGGARGYTDYPALENVA; encoded by the coding sequence ATGACCTCGCTCTTCGACCCCATCAAGATCGGCGATATCCAGCTCGCCAACCGCATCGTCATGGCGCCGCTGACGCGCAACCGTTCGCCGGGCGCCGTGCCGAACACGCTGAACGCGACCTATTACGAGCAGCGCGCCTCGGCCGGCCTCATCATCACCGAGGGCACGCCCATCACCCAGCAGGGCCAGGGCTATGCCGACGTGCCGGGCCTCTATACGCCGGAGGCGCTCGCCGGCTGGCGGCAGGTGACGGACGCCGTGCATAGGGCCGGTGGCAAGATCGTCGTGCAGATGTGGCATGTCGGCCGCGTCTCGCATGAGAGCCTCCAGCCGAACGGCGGCAAGCCGGTGGCCCCCTCCGCCGTCATCGCGAAGTCCAAGACCTATCTCATCAATGCCGACGGCAGCGGCGCCTTCGCCGAGACCTCCGAGCCCCGCGCCCTCGACCGCGCCGAGCTTGCCGGCATCGTGGAAGACTACCGCCGCGCGGCCCGCGCCGCGATCGACGCCGGCTTCGACGGCATCGAAATCCATGCCGCCAACGGCTATCTCATCGACCAGTTCCTGCGCTCCGGCAGCAACAAGCGCACGGACGACTACGGCGGCTCCATCGAGAACCGCGCCCGCTTCCTCTTCGCGGTCGTCGACGCCATCGTCGCCGAGATCGGCGCCGGCCGCACCGCCATCCGCATCTCGCCGGTGACACCAGCCAACGACGCCTTCGACCCGGAACCGCAGCCGCTCTTCACCCATGTCGTCGAGGGCCTTGCGAAGCACGACCTCGCCTATATCCACATTATCGAAGGCGCCACCGGCGGCCCGCGCGATCACCAGCAGGGCGACAAGCCCTTCGACTATGAGGCCCTGCGCGCGGCCTACAAGGCGGCCGGCGGCAAGGCCGCCTGGATGGTCAACAACGGCTACAACCGGGAACTGGCCATCGACGCCGTGGAGGAAGGCCGGGCCGACCTCGTCGCCTTCGGCAAGCTCTTCATCGCCAACCCGGACCTCGTGGATCGGCTGAAGAACGACACGGCGCTGAACCCGCCGGACAAGGACACGTTCTACGGCGGCGGCGCCAGGGGCTATACGGACTACCCGGCCCTCGAAAACGTCGCCTGA
- the trxB gene encoding thioredoxin-disulfide reductase encodes MSARPASARHVKVLIIGSGPAGYTAAIYTARAMLEPVLIAGMEQGGQLMITTDVENYPGYADPVQGPWMMEQMLKQAEHVGAEIVNDLVTNVDLDVRPFRISTDSGTEWTADALIIATGAKAKWLGIDTEHKFMGFGVSACATCDGFFYRGKDVIVVGGGNSAVEEALYLANLAKTVTVVHRRDSFRSEKILQERLFAKENVKVVWDHEIVEYLGAEPKPPMPASVNGVKLRNVKTGETRDVETDGVFVAIGHAPAVELFKGKLRQKPNGYLWTAPDSTATDVPGVFAAGDVTDDIYRQAVTAAGMGCMAALETEKYLAGHMPVAIAAE; translated from the coding sequence ATGTCCGCCCGCCCTGCTTCCGCCCGTCACGTCAAGGTGCTGATCATCGGCTCCGGCCCCGCCGGCTACACCGCCGCCATCTACACCGCCCGCGCCATGCTGGAGCCGGTGCTGATCGCCGGCATGGAACAGGGCGGCCAGCTCATGATCACCACGGATGTGGAAAACTATCCGGGCTATGCCGATCCGGTACAGGGTCCCTGGATGATGGAGCAGATGCTCAAGCAGGCGGAGCATGTCGGCGCCGAGATCGTCAACGACCTCGTCACCAATGTCGACCTCGACGTGCGTCCCTTCCGCATCTCCACCGATAGCGGAACCGAATGGACCGCCGACGCGCTCATCATCGCCACCGGCGCCAAGGCCAAGTGGCTCGGCATCGACACCGAGCACAAGTTCATGGGCTTCGGCGTTTCGGCCTGCGCCACCTGCGACGGCTTCTTCTACCGCGGCAAGGACGTCATCGTGGTCGGCGGCGGCAATTCGGCCGTGGAGGAAGCGCTCTACCTCGCCAATCTCGCGAAAACCGTGACGGTCGTACACCGCCGCGATTCGTTCCGCTCGGAAAAGATCCTGCAGGAGCGCCTGTTCGCCAAGGAGAACGTCAAGGTCGTCTGGGACCACGAGATCGTCGAATATCTCGGCGCAGAGCCCAAGCCGCCGATGCCGGCCTCCGTCAACGGCGTGAAGCTGCGCAACGTGAAGACCGGCGAGACGCGCGACGTGGAAACGGACGGCGTCTTCGTCGCCATCGGCCATGCACCGGCAGTCGAGCTCTTCAAGGGCAAGCTGCGCCAGAAGCCGAACGGCTACCTCTGGACCGCGCCCGATTCCACCGCGACGGACGTGCCGGGCGTTTTTGCCGCAGGCGACGTCACGGACGACATCTATCGCCAGGCGGTCACGGCTGCCGGCATGGGCTGCATGGCGGCCCTCGAAACCGAAAAATACCTTGCAGGTCATATGCCTGTCGCAATTGCGGCCGAGTAG
- a CDS encoding glycosyltransferase family 10 domain-containing protein, whose product MFSEEENNTGSGRTATVVKVMGGPLARQLLSGFSQKHNLSFTFDPDARDYDWLVVYENFPPVGTERRSMRVENLACAPENTILFTTEPSGIKIYSRTYTRQFGHVVTSQEPFALRHPGRIYNQAGLCWFYGNGSRQRSADEIATYFPEKVKTIGTVCSTKRQGHTLHRLRYDFTQAMAARMSDLEVFGRGHRPIDDKAEAIDPYKYHLAIENHLAPHHFTEKLADPFLGLSLPFYFGAPNAADYFPAESFIAIDIRKPDEAYRIMREAIDNGEYEKRLPAIREARRRVLEDHNLLTLIAKVVEKNGTKPKGNGGALLKSQRAARKGHPLLAAGTFAFREALHLKNRITGLLLR is encoded by the coding sequence ATGTTTTCCGAAGAGGAAAATAATACCGGTAGCGGTAGAACCGCCACCGTGGTGAAGGTAATGGGCGGGCCACTTGCCCGCCAGCTACTTTCCGGTTTTTCCCAAAAGCACAACCTTTCCTTCACCTTCGATCCGGACGCGCGGGATTATGATTGGCTCGTTGTCTATGAGAACTTTCCGCCGGTCGGCACCGAGCGCCGTTCGATGCGGGTGGAAAATCTCGCCTGTGCGCCGGAAAACACCATTCTCTTCACAACAGAGCCATCGGGCATCAAGATTTACAGCCGCACTTATACGCGCCAATTTGGTCATGTGGTGACGAGTCAGGAGCCTTTCGCACTACGCCACCCGGGTCGCATTTATAACCAGGCCGGCCTGTGTTGGTTCTATGGCAATGGCAGCCGACAGAGAAGCGCCGACGAAATTGCCACTTATTTTCCGGAAAAAGTGAAAACCATTGGTACGGTCTGCTCTACCAAGCGGCAGGGCCATACGCTGCATCGCCTCCGTTACGATTTCACGCAAGCCATGGCGGCACGCATGTCGGATCTCGAGGTCTTTGGTCGCGGTCATCGCCCCATCGACGATAAAGCGGAAGCAATCGACCCCTACAAATACCACCTGGCGATCGAGAACCACCTCGCCCCGCATCATTTCACTGAGAAACTCGCCGACCCCTTTCTTGGTCTATCCTTGCCGTTCTATTTCGGCGCGCCGAACGCTGCAGACTATTTCCCGGCCGAAAGTTTTATAGCAATCGATATCCGCAAGCCGGATGAAGCCTATCGGATCATGCGTGAGGCGATCGATAACGGTGAATATGAAAAGCGCCTTCCCGCTATCCGCGAGGCGCGACGCCGTGTGCTCGAAGACCATAATCTTCTCACGCTCATCGCCAAGGTGGTGGAGAAGAATGGCACGAAACCTAAGGGCAATGGTGGTGCATTGCTAAAGAGCCAGCGTGCCGCCCGCAAGGGTCATCCGCTGCTTGCTGCTGGTACTTTCGCCTTTCGCGAGGCACTCCACCTGAAAAACCGTATCACCGGACTACTTTTGCGCTAG
- a CDS encoding helix-turn-helix transcriptional regulator: protein MTTPDTDEILKALAHPKRMEILSWLKEPQQHFAGQEHPLEFGVCAGQIEKRCDLSQSTVSAHLATLQRAGLVTTRKVGQWVFFKRDEEKIAAFLHHINGAL, encoded by the coding sequence ATGACCACGCCCGACACCGACGAAATCCTCAAGGCCCTCGCCCATCCCAAGCGGATGGAGATTCTCAGCTGGCTGAAAGAGCCACAGCAGCATTTCGCCGGCCAGGAGCATCCGCTGGAGTTTGGCGTCTGCGCCGGCCAGATCGAAAAGCGCTGCGATCTTTCGCAGTCCACCGTTTCCGCCCATCTCGCCACCCTCCAGCGCGCCGGCCTCGTGACGACGCGCAAGGTTGGCCAGTGGGTGTTCTTCAAACGCGACGAAGAAAAGATCGCGGCCTTTCTCCACCACATCAACGGCGCCCTTTGA
- a CDS encoding mitochondrial fission ELM1 family protein, with amino-acid sequence MTNDTSPIVWVLTDGKAGDEQPMIGLAEAMEAKTILRRVAPRRAFTWFMPIGPIDPKDAPSRRGSPLSPPFPDICLATGRRAVPYLRKLKAVSPETFCVLFKDPRTSRHGADLLIVQEHDTPRGDNVLVTTTAPNRLSAERLMEAHAAFAAALAPLPKPRVAVLIGGDSRHHRFTGKDIQRLLHGLHAKLDSGSALMITTSRRTPPSLAEALADLAERPNVHMWDGKTENPFLAYLSWADEIIVTADSTNMVGEAVAIGVPVQIFYPSGGHPKIDRFIAALSRKLPVGRFPDMPVIGNHPPLNATKELARQIKTRWQAFKAPPAPPS; translated from the coding sequence ATGACGAACGACACGTCTCCCATCGTCTGGGTGCTGACGGACGGCAAAGCCGGTGACGAACAGCCGATGATCGGCCTTGCCGAAGCGATGGAGGCGAAGACGATCCTGCGCCGCGTAGCGCCCCGCCGTGCTTTCACCTGGTTCATGCCGATAGGGCCGATTGACCCGAAGGATGCCCCGTCGAGACGGGGCTCCCCTCTCTCGCCTCCCTTCCCTGACATATGCCTCGCCACGGGGCGTCGCGCAGTTCCCTATCTCCGAAAGCTCAAGGCGGTTTCACCGGAAACCTTTTGCGTGCTTTTCAAAGATCCGCGCACGTCGCGCCACGGCGCCGATCTGCTCATCGTGCAAGAGCACGATACACCGAGAGGCGACAATGTCCTGGTCACGACGACCGCCCCCAATCGACTGTCTGCCGAACGCCTCATGGAGGCGCATGCTGCCTTTGCCGCAGCATTGGCGCCTTTGCCGAAGCCGAGGGTCGCAGTCCTGATCGGCGGAGATAGCCGGCATCACCGCTTTACCGGGAAGGATATTCAACGCCTGTTGCATGGCCTTCACGCAAAGCTTGACAGCGGATCGGCCTTGATGATCACGACATCGCGCCGGACACCGCCTTCGCTTGCCGAGGCGCTTGCCGACCTCGCCGAACGCCCGAATGTACATATGTGGGACGGCAAGACCGAGAATCCATTTCTTGCATACTTGTCCTGGGCCGACGAGATCATCGTCACCGCCGATTCAACGAATATGGTGGGAGAGGCCGTGGCAATCGGGGTGCCCGTGCAGATATTCTATCCTTCAGGTGGGCATCCCAAGATCGACCGTTTTATCGCCGCCCTTTCGCGAAAGCTTCCTGTCGGCCGTTTCCCGGATATGCCCGTTATAGGCAATCATCCGCCGCTCAATGCCACAAAAGAACTGGCGCGTCAGATCAAGACACGCTGGCAGGCGTTCAAAGCTCCACCAGCCCCACCTTCTTGA